Within the Pelagovum pacificum genome, the region CAGCGGCACGTGCAGCGTGATGAAGTCGGCGCGCTTGAGCAGGTCCTCGAGCTCGACCTTCTCGACGCCGAGTTCGGCGGCGCGATCGTCCGACAGGAACGGGTCGTAGGCGACGACCTTCATCCGCAGGCCGACGCCGCGGGTGCAGACGATGCCGCCGATGTTGCCGGCCCCGATCACGCCGAGCGTCTTGCCGGTCAGCTCGACACCCATGAACTTGGACTTCTCCCACTTGCCGGCGTGGGTGGAGGCGGAGGCCTCGGGGATCTGGCGGGCGACGGCGAACATCATCGCGATGGCGTGCTCCGCCGTCGTGATCATGTTCCCGAAGGGCGTGTTCATCACGATGATGCCCTTGCGGGACGCCTCGGGGATGTCGACGTTGTCGACGCCGATGCCGGCGCGGCCGATGACCTTGAGGTTGTCGGCGGCGGCGATGATCTTTTCCGTGACCTTGGTCGCGGAGCGGATGGCGAGGCCGTCATACTGGCCGATCACCTCGAGGAGCTTGTCCTTGTCCTTGCCGAGGTCGGGCTGGAAGTCGACGTCGATGCCCCGATCCTTGAAGATCTGAACGGCGGCGTCGGAGAGTTTGTCGGAGATGAGAACGCGGGGGGCCATGATGGTGGTCCTTTGATATGGGGGGCCGGTGCGCACCAAGGGCGCACCCTACGTAGGGTGCGCGTTCAATGCGCACCCCGGGGCTGGAAAGATCAGGCCGTTTCGGACTGGGCTTCGATCTCGGCGTGGAACGCCCAGTCGAGCCAGGGGAGCATCGCCTCGATGTCCGCCGTCTCGACCGTGGCGCCGCACCAGATGCGCAGGCCGGCCGGCGCATCGCGGTAGGCACCGATGTCGAGCGCGATGCCCTCATCGGCGAGCCGCTTGGCGACCGCCTTGGCAAAGGCGCCGCCGTCCTTGATCCGGTCATCCGTGAACTTCAGGCAGACGGAGGTGTTCGACCGGGTGGCCGGGTCCTCTGCCAGGTTCGCGATCCAGTCGTTGGCCTCGCAGAAGTCCCAGACGGCCTTCGCGTTGGCGTCGGCGCGGGCCATCAGGCCGGAGAGGCCGCCGACCTCGGCGCCCCATTTCAGCGCGAAGAGGTAATCCTCGACGCAGAGCATGGAGGGCGTGTTGATCGTCTCGCCGACGAAGATGCCCTCGATCAGCTTGCCGCCCTTGGTCATGCGGAAGATCTTCGGCAGCGGCCAGGCGGGGGTGTAGTTCTCAAGCCGCTCGACGGCGCGGGGCGACAGGATCAGCATTCCGTGCGCGGCTTCACCGCCCATCACCTTCTGCCAGGAGAAGGTGGTCACATCGAGCTTGTCCCACGGCAGGTCCTGCGCGAAGGCGGCGGACGTCGCGTCGCAGATCGTCAGGCCGGCGCGGTTGGCGGGGATCGCGTCACCGTTCGGCACGCGCACGCCGGAGGTGGTGCCGTTCCACGTGAAGGTGACGTCGGTGTCGAAGTCGATCTCGGCGAAATCGACGATCTGGCCGTAGTCGGCGGTCTTCACCTCGGCGTCGAGCTTCAGCTGCTTGACCACGTCGGTGACCCAACCCGCGCCGAAGCTTTCCCACGCGACCATCGTCGCCTTGCGTTCGCCCAGCAGCGACCACATGGCCATCTCGACGGCGCCGGTGTCCGAGGCGGGTACGATGCCGATGCGGTAATCATCCGGCACGCCGAGAATCTCGCGCGTGCGGTCGATCGCCTCTTTCAGCTTCGACTTGCCGACGGCAGCACGGTGCGACCGACCGAGCGGGGCGTCGGACAAGGCGTCCGGAGTCCATGTGGGGGGTTTGGCACAGGGGCCAGAGGAAAAACGCGCGTTAGCCGGCCGCGCTGCCGGTTTGGTCATAGCCATTATCTGATACCCTCTCAGATATACGCCCCTCGTTGGGGAGGGGTGTCCCACGGACGCAGATACGGGCCCTCGGATCGCCTTACAAGGACTAATCCCGCGAGAGGCGGCACTTTGACGGCTGACTGCGGCGCGTCGCTGGCGCCTATCGGAAACTTGTGCACTCTGCCGCTCGCTCGGTCTTAATTTCAGTCAGGCGCGGCAGGTGGGCTTGCGATTCCCCCGGTCATCGCGCTTTGAGGAGGGCAGGAGGATGCGCCGATGCAGACCGTAACCCTGATCTCCCGTCCCGGCGGACTGAGTGCGCCGCTTGTCGAGTCCCTGCGCAACGCGTGGGGCGGCGGTGATGCCGTCTGGCTGTCGCCCGACGAGGCGGCGGAGTTCCCGGTTCTGCGACTTGCCGACAACTTCTGGCAGGTCTGGGAGGATCTTCAGGGCGAGGGCGTCGACCTTTGCGCACAGACCACGGGGCACCGGCGCCGCAAGCTGCTGATCGCCGACATGGACAGCACCATGATCGCGCAGGAATGTATCGACGAACTGGCCGACGCGGCCGGTGTCGGCGACCAGGTGAAAGAGATCACGGCCCGCGCGATGAACGGCGAGCTCGACTTCGAAGGGGCGTTGATCGAACGGGTCGCACTGCTGGAGGGGCTGCCGGAGACCGTGATCGACGACGTGCTCGACTCGCGCATCACCGATGCGCCGGGCGGCGTGACGCTGCTCTCCACCATGCGGGCCAAGGGGGCGTTCAGCCTGCTCGTGTCGGGCGGGTTCACCGCCTTCGCCGGGCCGGTGGCCGAGCGGATCGGTTTTGACGACCATCAGGCGAACGAGCTTCTGGCCCGGGAAGGCAAGCTGACGGGCGACGTGGCGCGACCGATCCTGGGCCGGGAGGCGAAGGTCGAGGCGCTGCGCACCGCGGCCCGCCGGCACGGGATCGGGCCGGAGGACGTGCTCGCCGTCGGCGACGGGGCCAACGACCTCGGCATGTTGTCGGTCGCCGGGACCGGGGTCGCGATGCATGCCAAGCCGGCCGTGCAGGCGGAGTGCGATCTGCGGATCAACCATGGCGACCTGACGTCACTTTTGTTTTTGCAGGGCTACGCGCGCTCCGAGTTCCTTGGATGACACCCATCTGCAACCCACATGAGAACTGTGGGACCGTGATGTGTCGCCACGCTTGTCGGAACTGAACTGTCCAGTTTAAGGTTATCGGACAGTATGGAGGTCGCGATGCCGGACGGCAGCAGCTCTACGATCAAGAAGGGACGGAAGTTCGACCAGGTGCTCGAGGGCGCCCGGGAGGTCTTTACCGCCGACGGATTCGAGGGCGCGAGCGTGGACGATATCGCGCGGGCGGCCAACGTCTCCAAGGCGACGCTCTATTCCTACTTCCCGGACAAGCGTCTGCTGTTCCTTGAAGTCGTGAAGCGCGAATGTTCGCGGCAGGCCTGCATGGCCGAGACCGAGATCGACGTGAAACAGCCGATCGCCGGCGTGCTGACAGAACTTGCGCACATGATGGTCGGCATGGTCGTATCGAATTTCGGTCAGGGCGTGTTCCGGATCTGCGTTGCCGAAAGCGAACGCTTCCCGCAGCTCGGCCAGGAATTCTACGAGAGCGGCCCGGCCATGGGGCGGCGCAAGCTGTGCGACCTGCTGGAACTCGGCATCTCGCGCGGGGAGCTCGCGATCGACGACATCGAACTTGCCGCCGATCAGTTTCAGGAACTCTGCAAGGCAGACCTCTTCGCGCGGATGATCTTTACCGGGCAACGGTCTTTCGCGCCCGACCGGATCGAGCGCGTGGTGAATGGCGCAGTGACGACCTTCATGGCGCGCTACGGCGCCTAGTCGATCCGCCGCACGAGAAGCTGGTTGTCCGGGCCGCGCTTCGTTTCGAACACTTTCAGGTCCTTGACGAGATCGGACAGCTTCTTGCGCCCGTAAGTGCGGGTGTCGAAGTCCGGGTCGGCCGCGGTGATGTACTGGCCGAGCGGACCGAGGCCGTACCATTCGTCTTCCTGATCGATCGCGTCCATCGCGCGAAGGATGATGTCGCGGGCCTCATGGACGGAGCGGGCGTCACTGGCGGGCGCGGCGCTTTCCGGCCCTTTCTGAGCGGGCTGTTCGGCCGCGCCTCCGAGGTTCTCGAGGAAGATGAATCGGCGGCAGGCCTTGCGGAACGCGTCCGGCGTCTTCTTCTGGCCGATCCCGTAGACTTCGAGCCCCTGTTCGCGGATCCGGCTGGCGAGCCGGGTGAAGTCGCTGTCGGAGCTGACCAGCACGAAACCGTCGAAGCGGTTGGTGTGCATCAGGTCCATCGCGTCGATCACGAGGCTGATGTCGGACGAGTTCTTGCCGACCGTGTTGGCGGGTGAGTGGTGCGGCACGATCCCGTGCTCGGCCTGCACGCGGTTCCAGCCGGACATCTGCTGGCTGGAGAAGTCACCGTAGCAGCGGCGCACGGAGGCTTCGCCGAGCGAGGCGATCTCGTCAAAGATCGCGGCGGCGTGTCGGGGCGAGGTGTTGTCGGCGTCGATCAGGACGGCGAGCAGGGGGCGGTCATCAGCCATTGGGACCTTCCGGTATTCATTACCTCCTCTCCCTAACCGAGTTGGGCAGGCTTGCCCAACGGCCATTTCCGGCACAGGCTTTCCGGCACAAAAACGGATCATTTTCAGATCAGGAGTTGGAAGGATGGCATTTACCGAGAAGAGCCCGATCGAGGCGGGTTTCGCCGCCGTCTATAACGAACGGATCGCGCCGAAGCTGGACGCGCTCGAGGCGGAGCGGCTGAACCACACGGCGACGGCGGGCAAGTGGCGCAACATCGGGTTTGGCGTCGCCCTGGTCGTGCTGGCCGCCGTCGGACTGTTGTCCGGCAACTGGGTGGCGGCGGTGATCGCTGCGCTGGTCGTGGCGGCCATCGGGGCGATGGTCAGCTATTCCAGCCAGTCCGGAAGCTGGAAGGAGAAGATCTACGGCACGGTCATGCCGCCGGTCTGCGATTTCCTCGGCGACTGCAGCTACGATCGCAAAGCCTCCGCCGGGTTTTCGACCTCGCGAATGCGGGATCTGAAGATGCTGCCGGGCTACAACCAGTCGGCGTTTTCCGACCGGATCGAGGGGACCTATCGGGACACCGCCTTCGAGATGGTCGAGGCGCACCTGATGCGAACGCAAGGGTCGGGCAGCGACCGCAAGACGACGACGCTGTTCCGCGGGCTGCTGTTCCGGATCGGGATGCCGATGACGGCGCCGACACCGATCGTCGTGCTTCGGGACCGGGGTGGCGTGGGCAACCGTCTGGCGAGCATGTTCACCGGCGAGAAGGGGCGCGGGATGCCGAAGGTCGACGTCGATCATCCCGGCTTCGAAGAGGTGTTCGAGGTCCATGCCGAGGACCCGGCGGCGGCGCGCGCGTTCCTGCCGCCGCTGTTCCTCGACAACCTGCTGACCATCGCCCGCGAAGAGGGCGGGTCGAAGGGCGAGGACGGAATGCGCGCCGGGTTCGACGAGAGCGACTTCTACCTCGCGCTCGACCGGCGGGAGCCGTTTCTGGAGTTCGGAGGGATGGGCAGCACGGTCTATGAGATCGAGCCGCAGTTGCACGAGGTCTTCGACGACATGGCGCTCGTGCGGCGGATCATCGACCGGCTTCATGGCGACGCCGCCAGCCGGTAGCGCGGCTGGCGAGGGCGGACCGGGGGCGCTTCGCCCCCCGGACCCCCAGAGAATATTTCAGGCCCGAAGAATTCTGGGGCGCGCGTTAACATTAACGCGCCCCTGCCGGGTCAGTAGAGGACGACCGAGCGGATCGACTCGCCCTTGTGCATCAGGTCGAAGCCCTCGTTGATCTGGTCGAGGCCCATCGTGTGGGTGATCATCGGGTCGATCTCGATCTTCCCTTCCATGTACCAGTCGACGATCTTCGGAACGTCCGTCCGGCCCCGTGCGCCGCCGAAGGCAGTGCCGCGCCAGCTGCGCCCGGTGACGAGCTGGAAGGGGCGGGTGCTGATCTCGGCGCCTGCCGGAGCGACGCCGATGATGATGCTTTCGCCCCAGCCTTTGTGAGCGGACTCGAGCGCGGTGCGCATGACGTTCACGTTGCCGGTCGCATCGAAGGTGTAGTCCGCGCCGCCCTTCGTGAGGTTCACGAGGTAGGGAACGAGATCCTCGCCGACCTCGGTCGGGTTCACGAAGTCTGTCATGCCGAAGCGTTCGGCCATTTCCTTCTTCGAGTTGTTCAGGTCGACACCGACGATCTGGTCGGCCCCGGCCAGGCGCAGGCCCTGGATCACGTTGAGGCCGATGCCGCCCAGGCCGAAGACGATCGCGCGGCTGCCGATCTCGACCTTGGCGGTGTTGATGACAGCGCCGACACCGGTGGTGACACCGCAGCCGATGTAGCAGATCTTGTCGAAGGGCGCGTCCTCGCGGACCTTGGCGAGCGCGATCTCGGGCAGGACCGTGTGGTTGGAGAAGGTCGAGCAGCCCATGTAGTGCAGGATCTCTTCTCCATCGAGCGTGGTGAAGCGCGAGGTGCCGTCGGGCATCTTGCCCGCGCCCTGCGTCGTACGGATCGACTGGCAGAGGTTCGTCTTGGGGTTGAGGCAATATTCGCACTCACGGCACTCGGGCGTGTAGAGCGGGATGACGTGATCGCCGGGCTTCAGCGAGGTCACACCCTCGCCGACTTCCATCACGACACCCGCGCCCTCGTGGCCGAGAATCGCGGGAAACAGGCCCTCCGGATCGGCACCCGACAGGGTGAACTCGTCAGTGTGGCAGATGCCGGTCGCCTTCACCTCGATCAGGACCTCTCCGGCGCGCGGGCCGTCGAGGTTTACATCCATGATTTCAAGAGGTTTTCCGGCGGCGGTTGCGACTGCGGCCTTGGTGCGCATCTGGGCTTCCTTATTCGGGCATGTCTTTCAGGCAACGCTGGTCGATGGATGGGAAAAGATCAACCTTGCACCGGCCCAAGCTGCATGGCCTTACTCTCGCCATGAAAATCAAAGCTCTTACCCTGCTTCTCGCGCTTGTCGCCTGTGAAGAAATCCCCGTGGCCGTGAGCGGCGACGAGGAGAACGCAGTGCCGGTCGTCGCGCCCTTCGTGCCGCGCGAGCCGGAAGTCAACGACTCGTCCGATCCCTGTTTCGCCGGGTCCTACCTCGGCCTGCTGGGACGGCAGATCGACAACGTCCAGATCGCTCCGGCCGGCGGCCTTCGCGTGGTCCGCCCCGGCGAGATCCCGACCGCCGAGGAACGGCTGGTTCAGCGTCTGTCCGTGCGGGTCAACGGGTCCGGCACGGTCGAGCAGGTCTACTGCGGATGATGCGCTTCGCGCCCGGCCTCTTGTGCCTGGCGCTCGCGGCCTGCGGCGGCGTGCCCGTGTCGGAGGTCCCGACACCGGGGGCGCCAGCGGCGGGCACCGGCCCTGCCGTGCCTGCGCCCGAAGATGACAGCTGCGGTGCGGCGCCTTACGCGCGCCTTGTCGGGCAGCCAGCGACGGCGCTCGAACGGGAGCTCATCATGGACGAGGTCCGGGTCATCCGGCCCGGCATGGCCGTGACGATGGATTACCGCGCAAATCGCATCAATTTCGAGATCGGCGAGACCGGCGGCATCGTTCGCATCTACTGTGGATAAGCACCGCCTCTTGATTTGAGCGGGGAAGGGCGCAAGTCTGGGGGCATGACGATGCAGCCCCCCGTGCCGTTCCCCCGTTCCATCGACAGCCAGGTGAACTTCCACCGGACCGAGCTTTCGCTGATCCTGTCCGTCTATGGTCGGATGGTCGCCGCCGGGGAGTGGCGGGACTACGGAATCTCCGCGCTCCGCGACGTCGCGATCTTCTCCGTCTTCCGGCGCACGGCGGAGCATCCGCTCTACCGGATCGAGAAGCGGCCCAAGCTGCGGATGCGGCAGGGGCAATATTCGGTCATCGGGATGGAAGGCCAGATCCTGAAGCGCGGCGACGACCTGAAGCAGGTCCTGCGCGTGCTCGAGCGCAAGCTGATCCGGGTCGTCGAGTAGCGCGTCCTAGAGCCTCCGGCGCGAGGTGACCGGCCCGTCGCCCTGCGTCTCGATCCGCTCGATCGCATCCTTCAGCGGTTCGAAAGCGACGGCCATCGCGTAGGCGTTCGCGTGCAGGATCGTGTCGGGGTCGGCAACCCAGGCG harbors:
- a CDS encoding phosphoserine transaminase, with product MAMTKPAARPANARFSSGPCAKPPTWTPDALSDAPLGRSHRAAVGKSKLKEAIDRTREILGVPDDYRIGIVPASDTGAVEMAMWSLLGERKATMVAWESFGAGWVTDVVKQLKLDAEVKTADYGQIVDFAEIDFDTDVTFTWNGTTSGVRVPNGDAIPANRAGLTICDATSAAFAQDLPWDKLDVTTFSWQKVMGGEAAHGMLILSPRAVERLENYTPAWPLPKIFRMTKGGKLIEGIFVGETINTPSMLCVEDYLFALKWGAEVGGLSGLMARADANAKAVWDFCEANDWIANLAEDPATRSNTSVCLKFTDDRIKDGGAFAKAVAKRLADEGIALDIGAYRDAPAGLRIWCGATVETADIEAMLPWLDWAFHAEIEAQSETA
- the serB gene encoding phosphoserine phosphatase SerB translates to MQTVTLISRPGGLSAPLVESLRNAWGGGDAVWLSPDEAAEFPVLRLADNFWQVWEDLQGEGVDLCAQTTGHRRRKLLIADMDSTMIAQECIDELADAAGVGDQVKEITARAMNGELDFEGALIERVALLEGLPETVIDDVLDSRITDAPGGVTLLSTMRAKGAFSLLVSGGFTAFAGPVAERIGFDDHQANELLAREGKLTGDVARPILGREAKVEALRTAARRHGIGPEDVLAVGDGANDLGMLSVAGTGVAMHAKPAVQAECDLRINHGDLTSLLFLQGYARSEFLG
- a CDS encoding TetR/AcrR family transcriptional regulator — its product is MPDGSSSTIKKGRKFDQVLEGAREVFTADGFEGASVDDIARAANVSKATLYSYFPDKRLLFLEVVKRECSRQACMAETEIDVKQPIAGVLTELAHMMVGMVVSNFGQGVFRICVAESERFPQLGQEFYESGPAMGRRKLCDLLELGISRGELAIDDIELAADQFQELCKADLFARMIFTGQRSFAPDRIERVVNGAVTTFMARYGA
- a CDS encoding NYN domain-containing protein, which gives rise to MADDRPLLAVLIDADNTSPRHAAAIFDEIASLGEASVRRCYGDFSSQQMSGWNRVQAEHGIVPHHSPANTVGKNSSDISLVIDAMDLMHTNRFDGFVLVSSDSDFTRLASRIREQGLEVYGIGQKKTPDAFRKACRRFIFLENLGGAAEQPAQKGPESAAPASDARSVHEARDIILRAMDAIDQEDEWYGLGPLGQYITAADPDFDTRTYGRKKLSDLVKDLKVFETKRGPDNQLLVRRID
- a CDS encoding DUF3137 domain-containing protein; the encoded protein is MAFTEKSPIEAGFAAVYNERIAPKLDALEAERLNHTATAGKWRNIGFGVALVVLAAVGLLSGNWVAAVIAALVVAAIGAMVSYSSQSGSWKEKIYGTVMPPVCDFLGDCSYDRKASAGFSTSRMRDLKMLPGYNQSAFSDRIEGTYRDTAFEMVEAHLMRTQGSGSDRKTTTLFRGLLFRIGMPMTAPTPIVVLRDRGGVGNRLASMFTGEKGRGMPKVDVDHPGFEEVFEVHAEDPAAARAFLPPLFLDNLLTIAREEGGSKGEDGMRAGFDESDFYLALDRREPFLEFGGMGSTVYEIEPQLHEVFDDMALVRRIIDRLHGDAASR
- a CDS encoding S-(hydroxymethyl)glutathione dehydrogenase/class III alcohol dehydrogenase, producing MRTKAAVATAAGKPLEIMDVNLDGPRAGEVLIEVKATGICHTDEFTLSGADPEGLFPAILGHEGAGVVMEVGEGVTSLKPGDHVIPLYTPECRECEYCLNPKTNLCQSIRTTQGAGKMPDGTSRFTTLDGEEILHYMGCSTFSNHTVLPEIALAKVREDAPFDKICYIGCGVTTGVGAVINTAKVEIGSRAIVFGLGGIGLNVIQGLRLAGADQIVGVDLNNSKKEMAERFGMTDFVNPTEVGEDLVPYLVNLTKGGADYTFDATGNVNVMRTALESAHKGWGESIIIGVAPAGAEISTRPFQLVTGRSWRGTAFGGARGRTDVPKIVDWYMEGKIEIDPMITHTMGLDQINEGFDLMHKGESIRSVVLY
- a CDS encoding I78 family peptidase inhibitor, whose protein sequence is MMRFAPGLLCLALAACGGVPVSEVPTPGAPAAGTGPAVPAPEDDSCGAAPYARLVGQPATALERELIMDEVRVIRPGMAVTMDYRANRINFEIGETGGIVRIYCG
- a CDS encoding DUF2794 domain-containing protein; the encoded protein is MTMQPPVPFPRSIDSQVNFHRTELSLILSVYGRMVAAGEWRDYGISALRDVAIFSVFRRTAEHPLYRIEKRPKLRMRQGQYSVIGMEGQILKRGDDLKQVLRVLERKLIRVVE